One stretch of Monomorium pharaonis isolate MP-MQ-018 chromosome 10, ASM1337386v2, whole genome shotgun sequence DNA includes these proteins:
- the LOC105835389 gene encoding soma ferritin isoform X1 — MSLVRQNFHEECEDALNKQINLELYASYVYLSMAYYFDRSDVALPGLYKYFKKASDEEREHAMKFLTYQNKRGGDIVLMDVQAPSRRNWNNAKDAMTEALQLEKRVNQKLLELHGIASTHNDANFMDFLETEFLQEQVDAIKEIADHVTNLERVGEGLGVYIFDKELND, encoded by the exons ATGAGCCTGGTGCGGCAGAACTTCCACGAGGAGTGCGAGGACGCGCTCAACAAGCAAATCAATCTGGAGCTGTACGCCAGTTATGTCTATCTGTCCATG GCGTACTACTTTGATAGGAGCGACGTCGCGTTACCGGGCCTGTACAAGTACTTCAAGAAGGCGTCGGACGAGGAGCGCGAGCACGCCATGAAATTTCTGACTTATCAGAACAAGCGGGGCGGCGACATCGTCCTCATGGACGTCCAGGCGCCGTCCAGAAGGAATTGGAACAACGCGAAGGACGCTATGACGGAGGCTCTACAGCTGGAGAAGAGAGTGAACCAG aaaCTACTCGAGCTGCATGGGATCGCCTCGACGCACAACGACGCGAATTTCATGGATTTTCTAGAGACGGAGTTTCTGCAGGAGCAGGTGGATGCGATAAAGGAGATTGCTGATCATGTGACAAATCTGGAGAGAGTTGGGGAAGGCCTCGGTGTCTATATTTTCGACAAAGAATTAAATGATTGA
- the LOC105835389 gene encoding soma ferritin isoform X2, which translates to MFSTVDRTSALACWLSHGSEAYYFDRSDVALPGLYKYFKKASDEEREHAMKFLTYQNKRGGDIVLMDVQAPSRRNWNNAKDAMTEALQLEKRVNQKLLELHGIASTHNDANFMDFLETEFLQEQVDAIKEIADHVTNLERVGEGLGVYIFDKELND; encoded by the exons ATGTTCTCCACCGTCGATCGAACAAGCGCGCTTGCATGTTGGCTCTCTCACGGTTCCGAG GCGTACTACTTTGATAGGAGCGACGTCGCGTTACCGGGCCTGTACAAGTACTTCAAGAAGGCGTCGGACGAGGAGCGCGAGCACGCCATGAAATTTCTGACTTATCAGAACAAGCGGGGCGGCGACATCGTCCTCATGGACGTCCAGGCGCCGTCCAGAAGGAATTGGAACAACGCGAAGGACGCTATGACGGAGGCTCTACAGCTGGAGAAGAGAGTGAACCAG aaaCTACTCGAGCTGCATGGGATCGCCTCGACGCACAACGACGCGAATTTCATGGATTTTCTAGAGACGGAGTTTCTGCAGGAGCAGGTGGATGCGATAAAGGAGATTGCTGATCATGTGACAAATCTGGAGAGAGTTGGGGAAGGCCTCGGTGTCTATATTTTCGACAAAGAATTAAATGATTGA